One segment of Verrucomicrobiota bacterium DNA contains the following:
- the carB gene encoding carbamoyl-phosphate synthase large subunit yields the protein MPKRDDIQSILLIGSGPIIIGQACEFDYSGVQACKALKAEGFRVILVNSNPATIMTDPEFADRTYIEPITPEAVELIIKKEKPDALLPTLGGQTALNTAMKLFESGVLKKHNVEMIGANADAIHKGENRQVFKELMIKIGLDVAQSGIAHNLQEAKDVAKEIGQFPVITRPAFTLGGTGGGVAYNWEEFEELAARGLDLSPTTEILIEESLLGWKEYEMEVVRDKNDNCIIICSIENFDPMGVHTGDSITVAPAQTLTDKEFQYMRDASFAIIREIGVETGGSNIQFSIDPRSGRMIVIEMNPRVSRSSALASKATGFPIAKVAAKLAVGYTLDELKNDITRDTPASFEPTIDYVVTKIPRFTFEKFSDADSTLTSQMKSVGEAMAIGRTFKESFQKAVRSLDLKERDGSLALGSPTEKEPDELIRTKLRSPNNQRLWWITHALQHGFSLEEIHQISAIDRWFLQNIKQIYDLSIEVEDKSFVGNKELLPLLAKAKSYGFSDKQIAELTAPKDQYQEAKDALLAWRIENGLTPSYRLVDTCAAEFEAYTPYFYSTYDRGDNEHRLTDTKKVIILGGGPNRIGQGIEFDYCCVHASLSLQKQGFETIMVNSNPETVSTDYDTSDKLYFEPLTVEDVLSIYHAENTNDSVLGVIVQFGGQTPLNLASGLASKGVRIIGTSVNSIERAEDRKLFQEMIQKLDLRQPINATAIDTEGALSAATKVGYPVLMRPSFVLGGRAMQVVYSDKELLEYMETNTVQVSSERPVLLDQFLDDATEIDVDCLADGEKAIVGAIMEHIERAGVHSGDSACTIPPYSLSSGMIETIRSATLAIAKELHVKGLMNVQYAVKDDTLYIIEVNPRASRTVPFVSKAVGVPLAKYASRIMAGESLDDIGFHKEVTPDYFCVKEAVFPFVKFRGVDILLGPEMKSTGEVMGIDADFGLAYGKAQMAAQPPLPSKGKVFVSVRDQDKEAAIKLAGELSGLGFEICSTHGTAQAIRDHKIPVTPLLKLAEGRPNVLDLIKNDEIKLVVNTPAGPVARQDEVKIRTQALYHHVPVMTTISAAQASVEAIASFKKEGLSVQPLQDYHAN from the coding sequence ATGCCTAAACGCGACGATATTCAATCGATTCTCCTCATTGGTTCAGGACCCATTATTATTGGTCAGGCTTGCGAATTTGATTATTCAGGCGTTCAAGCCTGTAAAGCTTTGAAAGCAGAAGGCTTCAGAGTCATCTTGGTCAATAGTAATCCGGCGACGATTATGACGGACCCAGAGTTCGCTGATCGAACCTACATAGAGCCTATTACTCCAGAAGCTGTAGAGCTCATTATCAAAAAAGAGAAACCGGATGCGCTTCTACCAACTTTGGGTGGTCAAACGGCCTTGAACACCGCGATGAAGCTTTTTGAGTCGGGGGTGCTTAAGAAGCACAATGTGGAAATGATAGGCGCTAATGCTGATGCGATTCATAAGGGGGAAAACCGCCAAGTCTTTAAAGAACTAATGATCAAGATTGGGCTAGATGTCGCCCAGTCCGGGATAGCTCACAATCTTCAAGAGGCTAAGGATGTTGCCAAAGAAATTGGACAATTTCCAGTCATCACGCGGCCTGCTTTTACCTTGGGAGGCACGGGCGGAGGTGTTGCTTACAATTGGGAGGAGTTTGAGGAGTTGGCAGCTCGTGGATTAGATCTATCACCTACAACAGAAATTCTGATAGAAGAGTCACTTCTTGGATGGAAAGAGTATGAAATGGAGGTCGTTCGGGATAAGAATGATAACTGCATTATTATCTGTTCCATTGAAAATTTTGACCCTATGGGAGTGCATACCGGAGATTCTATAACGGTAGCCCCTGCGCAAACTTTAACAGATAAAGAGTTTCAATACATGCGGGATGCTTCCTTTGCCATCATCCGTGAGATAGGTGTCGAGACTGGCGGGTCGAATATCCAATTTTCAATAGATCCTAGATCTGGCCGCATGATTGTCATTGAGATGAACCCCAGGGTATCGCGCTCATCGGCCTTGGCATCTAAAGCAACCGGATTTCCCATTGCCAAAGTTGCCGCCAAATTGGCGGTTGGGTATACTCTGGATGAGCTCAAAAATGATATCACACGTGATACACCAGCTTCTTTCGAGCCCACGATTGATTATGTAGTCACTAAGATTCCTCGATTCACTTTTGAGAAATTTTCTGATGCTGACAGCACCTTAACATCGCAAATGAAAAGTGTGGGAGAAGCCATGGCTATCGGCCGAACGTTTAAGGAGTCCTTCCAGAAGGCGGTTCGATCACTTGATCTTAAAGAGAGGGACGGAAGCTTGGCTTTGGGGTCCCCTACAGAGAAAGAGCCTGATGAACTGATACGAACTAAATTGCGCTCCCCGAACAATCAGCGCCTATGGTGGATAACCCATGCATTACAGCACGGATTTTCTCTAGAAGAAATCCACCAAATTTCTGCGATAGATCGTTGGTTTTTGCAGAATATCAAGCAGATTTATGATCTCTCTATTGAGGTTGAAGATAAATCTTTTGTAGGCAATAAAGAGTTATTACCTCTTCTCGCCAAAGCCAAAAGCTACGGTTTCTCTGACAAACAAATTGCTGAACTCACTGCACCAAAAGACCAGTACCAAGAAGCTAAGGATGCGCTTTTGGCCTGGAGAATAGAAAATGGACTGACACCAAGCTATCGCCTCGTGGATACTTGCGCGGCAGAATTTGAAGCTTATACCCCATACTTTTATTCCACCTATGATCGCGGGGACAATGAACATAGGTTAACAGATACAAAGAAAGTGATTATTTTAGGGGGTGGTCCAAATCGTATAGGCCAAGGCATAGAATTCGATTACTGCTGTGTACATGCAAGTCTCTCTCTGCAGAAGCAAGGCTTCGAAACGATTATGGTAAATTCCAATCCTGAGACAGTTTCCACGGACTATGATACATCTGACAAGCTCTACTTTGAACCACTTACAGTAGAGGATGTTCTGAGTATTTATCATGCAGAGAATACCAACGATTCAGTCTTAGGTGTCATTGTGCAGTTTGGAGGGCAGACCCCTCTCAATCTTGCTTCAGGTTTGGCAAGCAAAGGTGTCCGTATCATTGGCACTTCTGTCAATTCTATTGAGAGGGCGGAGGACCGTAAACTATTCCAAGAGATGATTCAAAAGCTCGACCTTCGTCAGCCAATTAATGCAACTGCGATTGATACGGAAGGTGCACTTAGCGCGGCAACAAAAGTGGGATACCCTGTTCTTATGCGTCCGTCCTTCGTTTTAGGTGGACGCGCTATGCAGGTTGTTTACAGCGACAAGGAGCTTCTCGAATACATGGAAACAAATACTGTGCAGGTTAGTTCTGAAAGACCTGTTTTGTTGGATCAGTTTCTCGATGACGCGACAGAAATTGATGTGGATTGTTTAGCGGATGGAGAGAAAGCCATTGTTGGTGCCATTATGGAGCATATTGAGCGTGCTGGGGTACATTCAGGTGATAGTGCTTGCACCATTCCTCCCTACTCTTTGAGTTCCGGAATGATCGAGACAATTCGGTCTGCTACGTTGGCAATCGCCAAGGAACTTCATGTGAAGGGTCTGATGAATGTGCAATATGCTGTTAAGGACGACACGCTTTATATTATTGAGGTAAACCCTAGAGCCTCCCGAACTGTGCCTTTTGTCAGTAAGGCTGTTGGAGTGCCACTGGCAAAGTACGCTTCGCGGATTATGGCTGGAGAAAGTCTGGACGACATTGGCTTTCATAAAGAAGTTACACCGGATTACTTCTGCGTGAAAGAAGCCGTTTTTCCTTTTGTTAAGTTTCGAGGTGTTGACATATTGCTCGGCCCAGAAATGAAATCAACTGGAGAGGTCATGGGGATAGATGCAGATTTTGGTTTGGCCTATGGCAAAGCACAAATGGCGGCTCAACCCCCTTTGCCCTCAAAAGGCAAAGTATTTGTGTCCGTGAGGGATCAAGACAAGGAGGCTGCCATCAAGCTAGCAGGAGAGCTCTCCGGACTCGGTTTTGAAATATGCAGCACGCATGGCACGGCACAAGCCATTCGGGATCATAAGATTCCTGTGACGCCTTTACTAAAACTCGCTGAAGGAAGACCAAATGTCCTCGACTTGATTAAGAATGATGAAATCAAGCTGGTGGTTAATACTCCTGCAGGTCCAGTCGCGCGCCAAGACGAGGTAAAAATTCGCACGCAAGCTCTTTACCATCATGTTCCAGTCATGACCACCATTTCAGCCGCTCAGGCGTCTGTTGAGGCGATAGCTTCCTTTAAGAAAGAGGGTTTAAGTGTGCAGCCTCTACAGGATTACCACGCAAACTGA
- a CDS encoding divalent metal cation transporter, translating into MINTENQAPDGMTNPVTPSQSFSNPDIEKHKQIITEGKAQGSLGTLLAYTKLSGPGWIQSAITLGGGSLSSALYLGIIAGFAFMWVQPLAMILGVIMLSAIAYVTLSTGKSPFKAINEHISPVLGWGWLLASMAANMVWSMPQFSLATAAVQQNLLPQFLGEGGIPEPWSKIIIVGTTLAVAATVVMLYSRGGWGVKAFDWTMKTMVGGIVLCFFAVVIRMSISGEVAWNKIFLGLIPSWSSLSEPTASFSPFLADLTAEGRAYWSGLIVDQQRSIIISAAAAAVGINMTFLLPYSMLKKGWSKEFKGLAVFDLSTGLFIPFVIATACVVIVSASQFHAKIPAGLENSQNNLELQVPKTLQSGYQKNLEGRLKSQLGGEAFANLSDNDIIQQISKMPVAEKRMAAMLVKRDAFQLSNALTPITGPTLAHYIFGLGIFGMALSTAIVLMTINGFCLCEALNKPGNKHYFRIGVFMVFIGAIGPFAWNQAKLWLAIPTSVFGMVLLPIAYIAFFLLMNQKTLLGKQTPQGKMKFVWNGAMFVATLVAGGSSLWVLWSKLQFTGIFIFAAFFLAVLIGSKLKKRNSPSATVHETG; encoded by the coding sequence ATGATCAACACAGAAAACCAAGCTCCTGATGGAATGACTAATCCTGTAACACCTTCTCAATCCTTTTCAAACCCAGATATCGAAAAACATAAACAAATCATTACCGAAGGAAAAGCCCAAGGCTCCTTGGGCACCTTATTGGCCTATACCAAATTATCTGGACCAGGTTGGATCCAAAGCGCAATCACCTTGGGGGGTGGCTCGCTTTCATCAGCCCTTTACTTAGGAATCATAGCTGGCTTTGCCTTTATGTGGGTACAACCTCTGGCTATGATTCTTGGAGTCATCATGTTAAGTGCCATAGCCTACGTCACACTTTCCACGGGCAAGAGCCCTTTCAAAGCGATCAATGAACACATCAGCCCTGTTCTTGGTTGGGGATGGCTACTTGCTTCTATGGCTGCAAACATGGTTTGGTCCATGCCGCAATTTTCCCTTGCTACGGCAGCCGTTCAACAAAACTTATTACCACAGTTTTTAGGAGAGGGCGGCATTCCCGAACCATGGAGCAAAATCATCATTGTTGGCACTACATTAGCTGTAGCGGCTACAGTCGTCATGCTCTACAGCCGTGGGGGATGGGGTGTAAAGGCATTTGATTGGACTATGAAAACCATGGTGGGAGGCATCGTGCTTTGCTTTTTTGCGGTTGTCATTCGCATGAGCATCAGTGGTGAAGTAGCATGGAATAAGATTTTCCTCGGACTGATCCCCAGTTGGAGCTCGCTTTCAGAACCTACGGCGAGCTTCTCCCCATTTCTGGCGGACTTAACCGCTGAGGGAAGAGCTTATTGGAGCGGTTTAATTGTTGATCAACAACGCTCGATAATTATCAGTGCTGCTGCTGCTGCTGTCGGCATTAATATGACCTTCTTACTTCCCTATTCGATGCTAAAGAAAGGCTGGAGTAAAGAGTTTAAAGGACTCGCGGTTTTTGACTTATCTACTGGGCTTTTTATTCCCTTTGTCATAGCTACAGCCTGTGTCGTCATTGTTTCAGCCTCTCAATTCCATGCCAAAATCCCGGCAGGCCTGGAAAATTCACAAAATAACTTGGAGCTCCAAGTTCCTAAGACTTTACAAAGTGGCTACCAGAAAAACTTAGAAGGGCGACTCAAAAGCCAATTAGGTGGCGAAGCCTTTGCGAATCTCTCAGATAATGATATCATACAGCAAATTTCAAAGATGCCTGTAGCCGAAAAGCGTATGGCTGCCATGCTCGTTAAAAGAGACGCATTCCAACTCTCTAACGCATTAACACCCATCACAGGCCCTACTCTAGCCCATTATATATTTGGCCTAGGAATCTTTGGAATGGCATTGAGCACCGCAATTGTACTCATGACAATCAACGGATTCTGTTTATGCGAGGCTTTGAATAAACCTGGAAACAAGCACTATTTCAGGATAGGTGTTTTCATGGTATTCATTGGGGCTATTGGACCTTTTGCTTGGAATCAAGCAAAGCTTTGGCTAGCTATTCCTACATCGGTTTTTGGCATGGTCCTTCTTCCTATTGCCTATATTGCCTTTTTCCTATTAATGAATCAAAAGACATTATTGGGAAAACAAACGCCACAAGGCAAAATGAAGTTTGTCTGGAACGGTGCGATGTTTGTCGCTACTCTAGTAGCAGGTGGCAGCAGCCTCTGGGTGCTTTGGTCAAAACTCCAATTTACAGGTATCTTTATTTTTGCAGCCTTCTTCCTAGCAGTCTTAATTGGAAGCAAACTAAAAAAACGCAACTCACCTTCGGCAACCGTGCATGAGACGGGGTAG
- a CDS encoding Gfo/Idh/MocA family oxidoreductase, translating to MSKTGFDYAPSGETKPVVEKGEFVFATAYLDHGHIYGQTNGLLEAGGVCKWVYDSDPQKIESYLKKFPGISVADSYEQILDDQEILLVNAAAIPNKRYEVGEKAMRAGKDYFTDKSPFTTLEQLERAKKLVKETHKKYMVYFSERLHTEAGWHAGELISQDLIGDVLQVLIIAPHRLSKSARPDWFFDKEAYGGILTDIGSHQFEQFLTYAGVEDAVVKYARVANFGNPDKPGLEDFGEAQLITSTGSSCYCRVDWWTPDGMPIWGDGRTFVLGTKGTLEVRKYLDIAQSGNPGQRIYLTTDHEPKMIECEGKVGYPFFGELILDLLNRTEKAMTQEHVFKAAELSLMAQEIADSYKD from the coding sequence ATGAGCAAGACGGGGTTTGACTACGCACCATCTGGAGAAACAAAACCAGTCGTTGAAAAGGGAGAGTTTGTTTTTGCCACAGCATACCTAGACCATGGTCACATCTATGGGCAGACCAATGGGCTTTTAGAAGCTGGAGGTGTATGCAAATGGGTATACGATTCAGATCCTCAAAAAATTGAAAGCTACTTAAAAAAATTTCCAGGCATCTCCGTTGCTGATAGCTATGAACAGATTCTAGATGATCAGGAGATTCTTTTAGTCAATGCCGCAGCTATACCCAATAAAAGATATGAGGTCGGGGAAAAAGCTATGCGAGCTGGTAAAGACTATTTTACTGACAAATCTCCTTTCACCACCTTAGAACAACTTGAAAGAGCTAAGAAGCTTGTCAAAGAGACTCATAAAAAATACATGGTCTATTTCTCGGAGCGCCTTCACACAGAAGCGGGCTGGCATGCAGGAGAATTAATAAGTCAGGACCTGATTGGCGACGTTCTTCAAGTGCTCATCATAGCGCCTCATAGACTTTCTAAATCTGCAAGACCTGATTGGTTCTTTGATAAAGAAGCCTACGGAGGCATTCTTACAGATATTGGATCGCATCAATTTGAGCAATTTTTGACTTATGCCGGTGTAGAAGATGCCGTTGTCAAATATGCGCGTGTAGCTAATTTTGGCAATCCTGACAAACCCGGCTTGGAAGACTTTGGCGAAGCCCAACTCATCACCTCAACGGGATCCTCGTGCTATTGCCGAGTAGATTGGTGGACTCCTGACGGAATGCCTATATGGGGTGATGGACGCACTTTCGTCTTAGGCACTAAAGGTACTCTGGAAGTCCGCAAATACTTAGACATTGCCCAATCAGGCAACCCGGGGCAGAGAATTTATCTCACAACTGATCATGAACCTAAGATGATTGAATGTGAGGGGAAAGTAGGGTATCCCTTTTTTGGAGAGCTTATCTTAGACCTACTCAATAGAACTGAAAAAGCGATGACCCAAGAGCATGTTTTTAAAGCGGCTGAACTATCACTAATGGCCCAAGAAATTGCCGATTCTTATAAAGACTGA
- a CDS encoding Gfo/Idh/MocA family oxidoreductase, with the protein MINFGLIGFGNIGRLHASNLTEDKIHGAKLLAVSDRTDMDPSSMGGVRYYKDYKELLKNSEIDAVILATPTHLHASLAVEAIEAGKHVLVEKPVALEIQDARDLIQLTKRKNKVAAVVLNQRTDPYYTRIRDLVSDGELGELNRIQWTMTNWFRPEIYFSCSPWRGTWSGEGGGALMNQCIHNIDIFSWIFGMPRSVRAECEFGKFHDIEVEDSVSAFFDLPSGAKAIFVGSTGEHPGVNRLEIVGNKGTIIAENRELLVSTLSQPSDEFSKQTDDMFGTPETKTRTEKFGEDKGTQHVGVLRNFIDALANDDALIGPLRDASMSVEIANAILLSSWKEQRVLLPLDGIEYREALVERKKNSLSRETIKAKAPVDMAKSFR; encoded by the coding sequence ATGATAAATTTCGGGCTGATTGGTTTTGGTAATATTGGGAGGCTGCATGCCAGCAATCTTACTGAAGACAAAATCCATGGCGCCAAACTTTTAGCCGTTTCGGATAGAACAGATATGGATCCATCATCAATGGGTGGAGTTCGCTATTATAAAGATTACAAAGAGCTTTTAAAAAATTCAGAAATTGATGCCGTGATACTGGCTACCCCTACTCACTTGCATGCGAGTCTGGCGGTGGAAGCCATTGAAGCTGGAAAGCATGTGCTTGTCGAAAAACCAGTGGCACTGGAAATCCAAGATGCCAGAGACCTCATACAACTTACCAAAAGAAAAAATAAAGTTGCTGCAGTTGTGCTCAATCAAAGAACCGACCCTTACTACACTAGAATTAGAGATCTTGTCTCGGATGGCGAACTAGGCGAGTTAAACCGAATCCAGTGGACTATGACAAACTGGTTTCGACCTGAAATTTACTTTAGCTGCAGTCCATGGCGAGGCACTTGGTCTGGTGAAGGCGGTGGAGCACTTATGAACCAATGCATCCACAATATCGATATATTCTCTTGGATCTTTGGTATGCCACGGTCTGTTAGGGCAGAGTGCGAATTTGGTAAATTTCATGACATTGAAGTAGAGGACAGTGTTTCCGCTTTTTTTGATTTGCCATCCGGAGCTAAGGCCATTTTTGTAGGGTCAACAGGCGAACACCCCGGAGTGAACAGGCTAGAAATTGTAGGTAACAAAGGCACAATTATAGCGGAAAATAGAGAACTTCTTGTGAGCACCCTGTCGCAGCCCTCTGACGAATTCTCCAAACAAACAGATGACATGTTTGGAACACCTGAAACGAAGACTCGAACTGAAAAGTTTGGCGAAGACAAAGGTACTCAGCATGTTGGAGTTTTGCGAAATTTCATCGATGCACTTGCAAATGATGATGCGCTCATTGGCCCCTTGAGAGATGCCTCTATGTCCGTAGAAATAGCTAACGCTATCTTGTTGTCTTCATGGAAGGAGCAACGCGTCCTGCTTCCTCTCGATGGAATAGAATACCGAGAAGCTCTAGTTGAACGCAAAAAAAATTCTCTATCACGCGAAACAATTAAGGCTAAAGCGCCCGTAGACATGGCAAAGTCTTTTAGGTAA
- a CDS encoding ROK family transcriptional regulator encodes MLHHILKNQTRYDRVDIRRLNSVGVLNQLRKNGSLSRAEIAEKQGLTRATVSNIVADLIEADLVKETHYKEGFAGRPGLLLELNANCGCMIGVEMNLHRITVVLSNMGQDFIWRSERFLEHEIKQDDYIKEAELLVQRALAQAEKKTLKCRGLCVAWAGLVNYEKGILAHGPLFGWNNVPLKAMWEEKFNIPIHLINEAHAGAVGAYLFGNQEKVRNIIYLSVGVGMAAGIYVDGQLLLGESGFAGQIAHVPFVENGHVCGCGKRGCWITEVGAKAIIRKLCDAGVDFTERNRLRIDWINEATSLIESKDERMLKVLQDVGTKLGQGIARLVHVFNPELIIIGGDLRELIAHMQDSIKISIDNQILEHMSEGFAIEISESEDDQLMGCIATIYYAVMENPPIREAAHQKA; translated from the coding sequence ATGTTACATCATATACTCAAAAACCAAACTCGTTACGATCGAGTAGACATCCGAAGGCTGAACTCGGTAGGTGTGCTAAACCAATTGCGCAAAAATGGCTCCCTATCACGAGCTGAAATAGCTGAAAAGCAAGGGTTAACTCGAGCAACCGTATCTAATATCGTCGCAGACCTAATAGAGGCAGACTTGGTTAAAGAGACTCACTACAAAGAAGGTTTTGCCGGGCGACCGGGGTTATTGCTAGAACTTAATGCGAATTGTGGCTGCATGATTGGCGTGGAAATGAATCTGCACCGAATCACAGTGGTTCTTTCTAATATGGGGCAAGACTTTATATGGCGTTCTGAACGCTTCCTTGAGCATGAGATTAAGCAAGATGATTACATTAAGGAAGCAGAGCTTTTAGTACAAAGAGCTCTTGCCCAAGCTGAGAAAAAAACTCTTAAATGTCGCGGTTTATGCGTTGCCTGGGCTGGTTTAGTGAATTATGAAAAAGGTATCTTAGCTCATGGCCCATTGTTTGGCTGGAATAATGTTCCTCTCAAGGCCATGTGGGAGGAGAAATTTAACATTCCTATCCATTTGATCAATGAAGCTCATGCCGGAGCTGTCGGAGCCTATTTGTTTGGCAATCAAGAAAAGGTTAGAAACATCATATATCTGAGTGTCGGTGTAGGCATGGCAGCAGGTATTTATGTTGATGGTCAATTGCTTTTGGGCGAATCAGGCTTTGCGGGACAGATTGCCCATGTGCCTTTTGTAGAAAATGGTCATGTATGCGGCTGCGGCAAAAGGGGTTGTTGGATTACTGAGGTAGGTGCCAAGGCAATCATCCGAAAGCTATGTGACGCCGGAGTGGATTTTACAGAACGAAATAGATTACGCATTGACTGGATAAATGAGGCCACCTCCCTAATAGAAAGTAAAGATGAAAGAATGCTTAAAGTCCTTCAAGATGTCGGAACAAAACTGGGCCAAGGAATCGCCAGACTTGTTCACGTTTTTAACCCGGAACTCATTATCATAGGCGGCGATTTGCGAGAGCTCATTGCACATATGCAAGATTCCATTAAAATATCAATCGATAACCAAATCTTAGAACACATGAGTGAAGGTTTTGCTATTGAAATCAGTGAATCGGAAGATGACCAGTTGATGGGTTGTATTGCTACCATATATTACGCCGTAATGGAAAACCCCCCTATTCGAGAAGCGGCCCATCAAAAAGCTTAA
- a CDS encoding rhodanese-like domain-containing protein — translation MTILSSQEAYQKSLQGGLLVDVRTKPEYEAMHARGAEHLPLDSLTIEKASELRRKVFEDEQILLLCKSGKRASRAASIFSKAGHPDVCVVEGGTDQWVQANLPHLRGPKMMSLERQVRIAAGVLVAVGAALTYWVNPAFTIVPAFVGCGLVFAGLTDWCGMGLLLAKMPWNR, via the coding sequence ATGACAATCCTATCCTCACAAGAGGCATATCAAAAAAGTTTGCAAGGCGGACTTTTGGTAGATGTTAGAACCAAGCCAGAATATGAAGCAATGCATGCACGAGGAGCGGAACATTTGCCTCTGGATAGCCTTACCATAGAAAAGGCAAGTGAGTTACGACGAAAAGTATTCGAGGATGAACAGATCTTGCTGCTTTGTAAATCAGGCAAAAGGGCTAGCCGAGCCGCAAGCATATTTTCTAAAGCAGGGCATCCGGATGTTTGTGTTGTTGAAGGCGGCACAGACCAATGGGTGCAAGCTAACTTGCCTCATTTGAGGGGGCCGAAAATGATGAGTCTAGAAAGGCAAGTGCGAATTGCTGCGGGTGTTCTGGTGGCAGTTGGAGCTGCTTTGACTTATTGGGTTAATCCAGCTTTTACTATAGTTCCGGCTTTTGTGGGGTGTGGGCTGGTTTTTGCAGGCTTAACGGACTGGTGTGGTATGGGTTTACTTCTAGCGAAGATGCCGTGGAATAGATAA